One region of Mycobacterium riyadhense genomic DNA includes:
- a CDS encoding glycoside hydrolase family 65 protein yields MITEEAFPVEPWQVRETRLNLNLLAQSESLFALSNGHIGLRGNLDEGEPYGLPGTYLNSFYEIRPLPYAEAGYGYPEAGQTVVDVTNGKIIRLMVDDEPFDVRYGELIDHERILDLRAGTMTRRAHWCSPTGKQVKVVSTRMVSLVQRSVAAIEYVVEAVGEFARVTVQSELVTNEDQPETSDDPRVSAILEHPLEAVEHESSGSGALLMHRTRASALMMAATMDHEVEVPGRVEISTDARADLARTTVICGLRPGQKLRIVKYLAYGWSSLRSRPALRDQAAAALHSARYSGWQGLVDAQRAYLDDFWDSADVEVEGDPESQQAVRFGLFHLLQASARAERRAIPSKGLTGTGYDGHAFWDTEGFVLPVLTYTLPHAVADALRWRASTLNLARERAAELGLNGAAFPWRTIRGQECSAYWPAGTAAWHINADIAMAFERYRTVTGDHSLEAECGLEVLIETARLWMSLGHHDRHGVWHLDGVTGPDEYTAIVRDNVFTNLMAAHNLLTAADASTRHPDKAAEFGVTTEEMAAWRDAAAATHIPYDEELGVHQQCEGFTTFAEWDFEANTTYPLLLHEAYVRLYPTQVIKQADLVLAMQWQSHAFTPEQKARNVDYYERRMVRDSSLSACTQAVMCADVGHLELAHDYAYEAALIDLRDLHQNTRDGLHMASLAGAWTALVAGFGGLRDDEGILSIDPHLPDGISCLRFRLRWQGYRLTVDVKHADVTYTLRDGPGGKLTIRHAGKDLALDTDSPTTLTVRHREPLLPAPPQPPGREPFHRRAMAKSAVTASPAHQK; encoded by the coding sequence ATGATCACCGAAGAAGCATTTCCGGTAGAGCCGTGGCAGGTCCGGGAGACCCGGCTGAACCTGAACCTGTTGGCCCAGTCCGAGTCGCTATTCGCGTTGTCCAACGGGCACATCGGGTTGCGCGGCAACCTCGACGAAGGCGAACCCTACGGCCTGCCGGGCACCTATTTGAACTCCTTTTACGAAATCCGGCCGCTGCCATACGCAGAGGCCGGATATGGCTATCCGGAGGCCGGCCAAACCGTCGTCGACGTCACCAACGGCAAGATCATTCGCCTGATGGTCGACGACGAGCCATTCGACGTGCGCTACGGCGAATTGATCGACCACGAGCGGATTCTCGACCTGCGCGCGGGAACGATGACCCGCCGCGCGCACTGGTGCTCCCCCACCGGCAAGCAGGTCAAAGTGGTGTCAACCAGGATGGTGTCGCTGGTCCAGCGCAGCGTCGCGGCCATCGAGTACGTGGTGGAAGCCGTCGGCGAATTCGCCCGAGTAACCGTGCAATCCGAATTGGTCACCAACGAAGACCAACCAGAGACCTCCGACGACCCACGGGTTTCGGCCATTCTGGAACACCCGCTGGAGGCCGTCGAACACGAAAGCAGCGGCAGCGGAGCGCTTCTCATGCACCGGACCCGGGCCAGCGCCTTGATGATGGCCGCCACGATGGATCATGAGGTAGAAGTCCCGGGGCGGGTCGAGATCTCCACCGACGCACGGGCCGACTTGGCCCGCACCACCGTGATCTGCGGGCTGCGCCCGGGACAGAAGTTGCGCATCGTCAAATACCTGGCATATGGGTGGTCCAGCCTGCGCTCCCGTCCCGCGCTACGTGACCAGGCCGCCGCCGCGCTGCACAGCGCCCGCTACAGCGGATGGCAGGGACTGGTCGACGCGCAGCGGGCCTACCTCGACGACTTCTGGGACTCCGCGGACGTGGAGGTCGAGGGTGACCCGGAATCCCAGCAAGCGGTGCGATTCGGGCTCTTCCACCTGTTGCAGGCCAGCGCACGTGCCGAACGCCGTGCCATCCCCAGCAAGGGGCTCACCGGCACCGGCTATGACGGCCACGCATTTTGGGACACCGAGGGTTTCGTGCTGCCGGTGCTGACCTACACATTGCCGCACGCGGTCGCAGATGCCCTGCGCTGGCGGGCATCAACCTTGAACCTGGCTCGGGAAAGAGCGGCCGAACTCGGCCTCAACGGCGCCGCTTTCCCCTGGCGAACGATTCGCGGCCAGGAGTGCTCGGCCTACTGGCCGGCCGGCACCGCGGCCTGGCACATCAACGCCGACATCGCGATGGCCTTCGAGCGCTACCGCACCGTCACCGGTGACCACTCGCTGGAAGCCGAGTGTGGCCTTGAGGTGCTCATCGAGACCGCCCGATTGTGGATGTCGCTGGGCCACCATGACCGGCACGGCGTCTGGCACCTCGACGGCGTCACCGGTCCCGACGAGTACACGGCGATCGTCCGCGACAACGTGTTCACCAACCTGATGGCCGCCCACAACTTGCTCACCGCCGCCGACGCCAGCACCCGTCACCCCGACAAGGCAGCTGAATTCGGCGTCACCACAGAGGAAATGGCCGCCTGGCGGGACGCAGCCGCAGCCACCCACATCCCCTACGACGAGGAACTGGGTGTGCATCAGCAATGCGAGGGATTCACCACCTTCGCGGAGTGGGACTTCGAAGCCAACACCACCTACCCGTTGCTGTTGCACGAAGCCTACGTGCGGCTGTACCCCACGCAGGTGATCAAGCAGGCCGATCTGGTGCTGGCGATGCAGTGGCAGAGCCACGCCTTCACCCCCGAACAGAAGGCGCGCAACGTCGACTACTACGAGCGGCGCATGGTGCGCGACTCCTCGCTATCGGCCTGCACCCAAGCGGTGATGTGCGCGGACGTCGGCCACCTGGAGCTGGCCCATGACTACGCCTACGAGGCCGCGCTGATCGACCTGCGCGATCTGCACCAGAACACCCGCGACGGCTTGCACATGGCTTCGCTGGCCGGTGCCTGGACAGCGCTGGTTGCCGGCTTCGGTGGCCTGCGTGACGACGAGGGCATCCTGTCGATCGATCCCCACCTCCCCGACGGGATCTCATGCCTGCGGTTCCGGCTGCGCTGGCAAGGGTACCGGCTGACCGTCGACGTCAAACACGCCGACGTGACCTACACCCTGCGCGACGGTCCAGGCGGCAAGTTGACCATCCGGCATGCCGGCAAAGATCTCGCGCTGGATACCGATTCGCCGACAACGCTGACCGTACGGCACCGGGAACCGCTGCTGCCGGCACCGCCACAGCCGCCCGGCCGGGAGCCATTCCACCGGCGGGCCATGGCCAAGTCCGCCGTGACGGCATCGCCTGCGCACCAGAAGTAG
- a CDS encoding beta-phosphoglucomutase family hydrolase, producing MARLLNGPQADRIVVELGLPENVRACLFDLDGVLTDTASVHTKAWKAMFDAYLSQRAQRTGDAFVPFDPATDYRQYVDGKKREDGVRSFLSSRKIKLPEGNPDDPGDAETVHGLGNRKNEMFQKVLQQDGVKVFDGSRRYLEAASDAGLGIAVVSSSANTRDVLKITGLDRFVQQRVDGVTLREEHIAGKPAPDSFLRGAQLLDVAPNAAAVFEDALSGVAAGRAGSFGFVVGVDRVGQAEELRRSGADIVVTDLGELLQS from the coding sequence ATTGCCCGACTCCTCAACGGTCCGCAAGCGGACCGCATCGTCGTCGAGCTAGGTCTGCCCGAGAACGTGCGCGCCTGCCTGTTCGACCTTGATGGTGTGCTCACCGATACCGCGAGCGTGCACACCAAGGCTTGGAAGGCCATGTTCGACGCGTACCTGTCCCAACGGGCGCAACGCACTGGCGATGCGTTCGTTCCGTTCGATCCGGCCACTGACTATCGGCAGTACGTGGACGGCAAGAAACGCGAAGACGGGGTCCGGTCATTTCTTAGTAGCCGGAAAATCAAACTGCCCGAAGGCAATCCCGACGACCCCGGCGACGCCGAGACGGTACACGGGCTGGGCAATCGCAAGAATGAGATGTTCCAGAAGGTCTTGCAGCAAGACGGCGTCAAAGTGTTCGACGGGTCGCGGCGTTATCTAGAGGCGGCCTCCGACGCGGGTCTGGGTATCGCCGTGGTGTCCTCCAGCGCCAACACCCGCGACGTGCTGAAAATCACCGGCCTGGACCGGTTCGTCCAGCAGCGGGTGGACGGCGTCACGCTGCGCGAAGAACACATCGCCGGCAAGCCCGCCCCCGACTCGTTCCTGCGCGGAGCACAATTGCTCGACGTCGCGCCCAACGCCGCGGCCGTTTTCGAGGACGCTCTGTCAGGCGTGGCCGCCGGCCGCGCCGGCAGCTTCGGCTTCGTAGTGGGCGTCGACAGAGTGGGCCAGGCCGAGGAATTGCGCCGCAGTGGCGCCGACATAGTGGTTACCGATCTCGGCGAACTGCTGCAGTCATGA